In the genome of Xyrauchen texanus isolate HMW12.3.18 chromosome 33, RBS_HiC_50CHRs, whole genome shotgun sequence, one region contains:
- the mrtfab gene encoding myocardin related transcription factor Ab isoform X4, whose amino-acid sequence MVPAVGNSSVPSPQSEAVTSEMQELSLQSLPSLLPLNERKNVLQLKLQQRRTREELVSQGIMPPLKSPAAFHEQRRSLERARTEDYLKRKIRSRPERSELVRMHILEETSAEPSLQAKQMKLKRARLADDLNDKISHRPGPIELIHKNILPVHTLIGTESPKGESSSLDEDSSDALSPDPQGSQDSPLGLAPQHSPSDLLNMNGHPSPTQFLSQAPPPLLRASDRSPPQTLANETTMVNSSRPPTGQTKQQSKSGTDRTSQRLKKPKDNKPKVKKLKYHQYIPPDQKNDREPPPQLDSSYAKILHQQQLFLQLQIINQQQQHYNYHTILPAPPKFPTEKQQPSANSGPLSSETKSTCSTASSNKNGLTRQSQPTVGGAKPNTLPANLEEFKVAELKHELKLRGLTVSGTKNDLIERLKNYQEQNCGSSASAAGAVRTVSAQLQQVSAQTSGAFPHERKDATVKMSAFPMAASTRVHTTTPPQIMRFSSTSSSPPVSPTPSDRSLAGLSPDEASCNGDVFGEMVSSPLTQLTLHPSPDHPSSIKEEPLGQMQASCSFSRPGPLSAAQPQDPGLVRTAGSAVPPLNKDQMLQEKDKQIEELTRMLKQKQRLVETLRSQLEQGKHGAATDGMDKTATSEIPSLPNGLEVRVKEEIKEEMDTSEYLQKQVQPLKKMQTPCSQQTLLKLQKIHRLQQQQQQLQHQQMLVDLPNIQQQKTQLLQQHNQQQQMLVDPTKLQQEQGKIQVLQKQQQKTQLLQQQQKTQLLQQQQLQKNQLQQQQDQLQQQQKTQLLQQQQKTQLLQQQQLQKNQLQQQQDQLQQQQKTQLLQQQKLQQLIIQQSQQKQLKTNQKQQQKSQNQPQQQSQTPQISQVFVNQQSGTQITTSIPLDLLKAHTTPTLVTDSNGNRYLIAVTSNSVDSLSGKSTQNKSNGRITLQRLQSTPTKLPSQSSTEIAGSANQSQAVREPITKVQKSGLHLNTTTVQESNPPVSSPPSFEPFFFEESNPLSKPSSPPSFKENLSNNQQIDDLFEILIKSGEISSGFKANQDPSLSDLHSSPPTSSPNSSPLHLSPSTHHVDPSPSHQLPDTQDSPCSETGRLEDFLESTTGTPLLGAEPDGPLTLIDDLHNQMLSTSSILDHPPSPMDTSDLSFSPHPTSLDFEDPTLDGMDWLDIPVGGGSNNCNGGGMVLAPLSSHTPPSVFSADFLDSSDLQLHWDSCL is encoded by the exons TTCTTCAGCTCAAACTACAACAGAGAAGGACACGAGAGGAGCTGGTCAGCCAAGGAATCATGCCCC CACTAAAGAGTCCGGCTGCCTTTCACGAGCAAAGGAGAAGTCTGGAGAGAGCACGC ACGGAGGATTACCTGAAAAGGAAGATCAGGAGTCGGCCAGAGAGGTCTGAACTGGTGAGGATGCATATTTTAGAAG AGACTTCAGCCGAGCCCTCACTGCAGGCCAAGCAGATGAAGCTGAAGAGAGCTCGATTGGCTGATGACCTCAACGATAAAATCTCCCACCGTCCTGGACCCATCGAGCTTATCCACAAGAACATTTTGCCTGTGCACACACTCATTG GTACAGAGTCTCCGAAGGGTGAGAGCTCCTCATTGGATGAGGACAGTAGTGATGCCCTGTCACCAGATCCACAGGGTAGTCAGGACTCTCCTTTGGGCCTTGCCCCGCAACACTCCCCCTCTGATTTGCTGAATATGAATGGACACCCCTCGCCCACTCAG TTCCTCAGTCAGGCCCCACCTCCTCTGCTCCGTGCATCTGACCGCTCTCCACCACAGACTCTAGCCAATGAAACCACTATGGTGAACTCTTCCCGTCCACCTACAGGACAGACAAAG CAGCAGTCCAAATCCGGCACAGATCGGACTTCTCAGCGACTCAAGAAACCCAAAGATAACAAGCCCAAAGTGAAGAAACTTAAATATCACCAGTATATCCCCCCTGACCAGAAGAACGACCGTGAACCTCCTCCCCAGCTGGACTCCTCGTACGCCAAGATCCTCCATCAACAGCAGCTTTTCCTTCAGCTTCAGATCATCAACCAGCAACAGCAGCACTACAACTACCACACTATCCTACCTGCTCCTCCCAA ATTTCCTACTGAAAAGCAGCAACCATCCGCCAATTCTGGTCCCTTGTCATCCGAGACAAAATCCACCTGCTCTACAGCTTCCTCCAATAAGAATGGGCTTACTCGTCAGAGCCAGCCTACAGTGGGAGGAGCTAAGCCAAACACTTTGCCTGCAAACCTGGAGGAATTCAAA GTTGCTGAGCTTAAACATGAGCTCAAACTGAGGGGTCTGACAGTATCAGGCACTAAGAACGATCTCATCGAACGACTAAAAAACTACCAGGAACAGAACTGCGGTTCCTCAGCATCAGCAGCTGGAGCTGTGAGAACTGTATCTGCTCAGTTACAGCAGGTGTCAGCTCAGACATCTGGTGCCTTCCCACATGAAAGGAAAGATGCGACTGTTAAAATGTCCGCCTTTCCCATGGCAGCTTCCACCAGGGTCCACACCACAACTCCACCTCAAATCATGCGCTTCAGCAGCACTAGCTCCTCTCCTCCTGTATCTCCTACCCCCTCTGATCGTTCTTTGGCTGGATTGAGTCCAGATGAGGCCAGCTGCAATGGGGATGTGTTTGGAGAAATG GTTAGCTCACCTCTCACCCAGCTTACCCTGCACCCCTCTCCAGATCATCCCTCCTCAATTAAAGAGGAGCCTCTTGGGCAGATGCAGGCCTCTTGTAGCTTTTCTCGCCCAGGTCCACTGTCAGCTGCGCAGCCTCAAGATCCAGGTTTGGTGAGAACAGCAGGATCAGCAGTGCCTCCTCTGAACAAAGACCAAATGCTTCAGGAGAAAGACAAGCAAATAGAGGAGCTGACACGTATGCTCAAGCAGAAGCAGAGGCTGGTGGAGACCCTGCGCTCTCAGCTGGAGCAGGGTAAGCATGGAGCAGCCACAGATGGCATGGACAAGACCGCAACCTCTGAAATACCATCCCTCCCCAACGGATTGGAGGTGAGGGTAAAGGAAGAGATCAAGGAGGAAATGGACACATCAGAGTACTTGCAGAAGCAGGTCCAGCCTCTGAAAAAGATGCAGACACCGTGTTCACAGCAGACACTGCTCAAGTTGCAGAAGATTCACCGTCTACAGCAGCAACAGCAACAACTGCAGCATCAGCAAATGCTGGTGGACCTACCAAACAtacaacaacagaagacacaGTTACTGCAACAGCATAATCAGCAACAGCAAATGCTAGTGGACCCAACAAAACTTCAACAAGAGCAAGGGAAGATACAGGTATTGCAAAAACAGCAGCAGAAAACACAGCTACTGCAACAGCAGCAGAAGACACAGTTACTACAACAACAGCAGCTGCAGAAGAATCAGTTACAGCAGCAGCAGGATCAGTTACAGCAGCAGCAAAAGACACAGTTGCTGCAACAGCAGCAGAAGACACAGTTACTACAACAACAGCAGCTGCAGAAGAATCAGTTACAGCAGCAGCAGGATCAGTTACAGCAGCAGCAGAAGACACAGTTGCTGCAACAACAAAAGCTGCAGCAGCTCATCATCCAGCAGAGTCAGCAAAAGCAACTAAAAACCAATCAGAAGCAGCAGCAGAAATCACAAAATCAGCCACAGCAGCAGTCACAGACACCGCAG ATTTCACAAGTGTTCGTCAACCAACAGTCTGGTACTCAAATTACCACATCTATTCCACTGGATCTCCTGAAGGCTCACACCACACCCACACTGGTCACTGATAGCAACGGTAACCGTTATCTGATTGCAGTAACCAGTAACAGTGTGGATAGCCTGTCAGGAAAGTCTACTCAGAACAAATCCAATGGACGCATTACTCTTCAG AGATTACAATCTACCCCTACCAAGCTCCCTAGCCAATCATCTACTGAAATAGCTGGTTCTGCCAACCAATCACAAGCTGTCAGAGAGCCCATCACCAAA GTGCAGAAATCAGGGCTCCACTTGAACACCACAACAGTTCAAGAGTCTAACCCACCAGTATCTTCCCCACCCAGCTTTGAGCCCTTCTTCTTTGAGGAATCTAACCCACTAAGCAAACCCTCCTCACCCCCTTCATTTAAG GAAAATCTCTCTAACAACCAGCAAATAGATGACCTGTTTGAAATCCTAATCAAGAgtggag AAATTTCATCAGGATTCAAAGCTAATCAGGACCCCTCCCTGTCAGACCTCCATTCCAGCCCTCCCACCTCCTCCCCAAATTCTTCTCCGCTGCACCTCTCACCATCAACACATCATGTTGACCCTTCCCCTTCCCATCAGCTCCCAGACACACAGGACAGTCCCTGCTCGGAAACTGGCCGCCTTGAGGACTTCCTGGAAAGCACCACTGGGACACCTCTTCTCGGCGCGGAGCCAGATGGTCCATTGACTTTGATTGATGACCTCCACAACCAAATGCTGAGCACTTCCAGTATTCTGGACCATCCCCCATCGCCAATGGACACCAGTGACCTGAGCTTCTCGCCCCACCCAACCAGCCTAGACTTTGAAGACCCCACCCTGGATGGCATGGATTGGTTGGACATACCTGTGGGAGGAGGGAGCAATAATTGTAATGGTGGGGGAATGGTTCTAGCCCCTCTGAGTTCACACACCCCACCCAGTGTATTCTCTGCAGACTTTTTGGACAGTTCAGATCTTCAGCTCCATTGGGACTCCTGTTTGTAG
- the mrtfab gene encoding myocardin related transcription factor Ab isoform X6, translating into MAIHPVLQLKLQQRRTREELVSQGIMPPLKSPAAFHEQRRSLERARTEDYLKRKIRSRPERSELVRMHILEETSAEPSLQAKQMKLKRARLADDLNDKISHRPGPIELIHKNILPVHTLIGTESPKGESSSLDEDSSDALSPDPQGSQDSPLGLAPQHSPSDLLNMNGHPSPTQFLSQAPPPLLRASDRSPPQTLANETTMVNSSRPPTGQTKQQSKSGTDRTSQRLKKPKDNKPKVKKLKYHQYIPPDQKNDREPPPQLDSSYAKILHQQQLFLQLQIINQQQQHYNYHTILPAPPKFPTEKQQPSANSGPLSSETKSTCSTASSNKNGLTRQSQPTVGGAKPNTLPANLEEFKVAELKHELKLRGLTVSGTKNDLIERLKNYQEQNCGSSASAAGAVRTVSAQLQQVSAQTSGAFPHERKDATVKMSAFPMAASTRVHTTTPPQIMRFSSTSSSPPVSPTPSDRSLAGLSPDEASCNGDVFGEMVSSPLTQLTLHPSPDHPSSIKEEPLGQMQASCSFSRPGPLSAAQPQDPGLVRTAGSAVPPLNKDQMLQEKDKQIEELTRMLKQKQRLVETLRSQLEQGKHGAATDGMDKTATSEIPSLPNGLEVRVKEEIKEEMDTSEYLQKQVQPLKKMQTPCSQQTLLKLQKIHRLQQQQQQLQHQQMLVDLPNIQQQKTQLLQQHNQQQQMLVDPTKLQQEQGKIQVLQKQQQKTQLLQQQQKTQLLQQQQLQKNQLQQQQDQLQQQQKTQLLQQQQKTQLLQQQQLQKNQLQQQQDQLQQQQKTQLLQQQKLQQLIIQQSQQKQLKTNQKQQQKSQNQPQQQSQTPQISQVFVNQQSGTQITTSIPLDLLKAHTTPTLVTDSNGNRYLIAVTSNSVDSLSGKSTQNKSNGRITLQRLQSTPTKLPSQSSTEIAGSANQSQAVREPITKVQKSGLHLNTTTVQESNPPVSSPPSFEPFFFEESNPLSKPSSPPSFKEEVCPTFDRHTLFTPSSPKLNPHPPKNLKENLSNNQQIDDLFEILIKSGEISSGFKANQDPSLSDLHSSPPTSSPNSSPLHLSPSTHHVDPSPSHQLPDTQDSPCSETGRLEDFLESTTGTPLLGAEPDGPLTLIDDLHNQMLSTSSILDHPPSPMDTSDLSFSPHPTSLDFEDPTLDGMDWLDIPVGGGSNNCNGGGMVLAPLSSHTPPSVFSADFLDSSDLQLHWDSCL; encoded by the exons TTCTTCAGCTCAAACTACAACAGAGAAGGACACGAGAGGAGCTGGTCAGCCAAGGAATCATGCCCC CACTAAAGAGTCCGGCTGCCTTTCACGAGCAAAGGAGAAGTCTGGAGAGAGCACGC ACGGAGGATTACCTGAAAAGGAAGATCAGGAGTCGGCCAGAGAGGTCTGAACTGGTGAGGATGCATATTTTAGAAG AGACTTCAGCCGAGCCCTCACTGCAGGCCAAGCAGATGAAGCTGAAGAGAGCTCGATTGGCTGATGACCTCAACGATAAAATCTCCCACCGTCCTGGACCCATCGAGCTTATCCACAAGAACATTTTGCCTGTGCACACACTCATTG GTACAGAGTCTCCGAAGGGTGAGAGCTCCTCATTGGATGAGGACAGTAGTGATGCCCTGTCACCAGATCCACAGGGTAGTCAGGACTCTCCTTTGGGCCTTGCCCCGCAACACTCCCCCTCTGATTTGCTGAATATGAATGGACACCCCTCGCCCACTCAG TTCCTCAGTCAGGCCCCACCTCCTCTGCTCCGTGCATCTGACCGCTCTCCACCACAGACTCTAGCCAATGAAACCACTATGGTGAACTCTTCCCGTCCACCTACAGGACAGACAAAG CAGCAGTCCAAATCCGGCACAGATCGGACTTCTCAGCGACTCAAGAAACCCAAAGATAACAAGCCCAAAGTGAAGAAACTTAAATATCACCAGTATATCCCCCCTGACCAGAAGAACGACCGTGAACCTCCTCCCCAGCTGGACTCCTCGTACGCCAAGATCCTCCATCAACAGCAGCTTTTCCTTCAGCTTCAGATCATCAACCAGCAACAGCAGCACTACAACTACCACACTATCCTACCTGCTCCTCCCAA ATTTCCTACTGAAAAGCAGCAACCATCCGCCAATTCTGGTCCCTTGTCATCCGAGACAAAATCCACCTGCTCTACAGCTTCCTCCAATAAGAATGGGCTTACTCGTCAGAGCCAGCCTACAGTGGGAGGAGCTAAGCCAAACACTTTGCCTGCAAACCTGGAGGAATTCAAA GTTGCTGAGCTTAAACATGAGCTCAAACTGAGGGGTCTGACAGTATCAGGCACTAAGAACGATCTCATCGAACGACTAAAAAACTACCAGGAACAGAACTGCGGTTCCTCAGCATCAGCAGCTGGAGCTGTGAGAACTGTATCTGCTCAGTTACAGCAGGTGTCAGCTCAGACATCTGGTGCCTTCCCACATGAAAGGAAAGATGCGACTGTTAAAATGTCCGCCTTTCCCATGGCAGCTTCCACCAGGGTCCACACCACAACTCCACCTCAAATCATGCGCTTCAGCAGCACTAGCTCCTCTCCTCCTGTATCTCCTACCCCCTCTGATCGTTCTTTGGCTGGATTGAGTCCAGATGAGGCCAGCTGCAATGGGGATGTGTTTGGAGAAATG GTTAGCTCACCTCTCACCCAGCTTACCCTGCACCCCTCTCCAGATCATCCCTCCTCAATTAAAGAGGAGCCTCTTGGGCAGATGCAGGCCTCTTGTAGCTTTTCTCGCCCAGGTCCACTGTCAGCTGCGCAGCCTCAAGATCCAGGTTTGGTGAGAACAGCAGGATCAGCAGTGCCTCCTCTGAACAAAGACCAAATGCTTCAGGAGAAAGACAAGCAAATAGAGGAGCTGACACGTATGCTCAAGCAGAAGCAGAGGCTGGTGGAGACCCTGCGCTCTCAGCTGGAGCAGGGTAAGCATGGAGCAGCCACAGATGGCATGGACAAGACCGCAACCTCTGAAATACCATCCCTCCCCAACGGATTGGAGGTGAGGGTAAAGGAAGAGATCAAGGAGGAAATGGACACATCAGAGTACTTGCAGAAGCAGGTCCAGCCTCTGAAAAAGATGCAGACACCGTGTTCACAGCAGACACTGCTCAAGTTGCAGAAGATTCACCGTCTACAGCAGCAACAGCAACAACTGCAGCATCAGCAAATGCTGGTGGACCTACCAAACAtacaacaacagaagacacaGTTACTGCAACAGCATAATCAGCAACAGCAAATGCTAGTGGACCCAACAAAACTTCAACAAGAGCAAGGGAAGATACAGGTATTGCAAAAACAGCAGCAGAAAACACAGCTACTGCAACAGCAGCAGAAGACACAGTTACTACAACAACAGCAGCTGCAGAAGAATCAGTTACAGCAGCAGCAGGATCAGTTACAGCAGCAGCAAAAGACACAGTTGCTGCAACAGCAGCAGAAGACACAGTTACTACAACAACAGCAGCTGCAGAAGAATCAGTTACAGCAGCAGCAGGATCAGTTACAGCAGCAGCAGAAGACACAGTTGCTGCAACAACAAAAGCTGCAGCAGCTCATCATCCAGCAGAGTCAGCAAAAGCAACTAAAAACCAATCAGAAGCAGCAGCAGAAATCACAAAATCAGCCACAGCAGCAGTCACAGACACCGCAG ATTTCACAAGTGTTCGTCAACCAACAGTCTGGTACTCAAATTACCACATCTATTCCACTGGATCTCCTGAAGGCTCACACCACACCCACACTGGTCACTGATAGCAACGGTAACCGTTATCTGATTGCAGTAACCAGTAACAGTGTGGATAGCCTGTCAGGAAAGTCTACTCAGAACAAATCCAATGGACGCATTACTCTTCAG AGATTACAATCTACCCCTACCAAGCTCCCTAGCCAATCATCTACTGAAATAGCTGGTTCTGCCAACCAATCACAAGCTGTCAGAGAGCCCATCACCAAA GTGCAGAAATCAGGGCTCCACTTGAACACCACAACAGTTCAAGAGTCTAACCCACCAGTATCTTCCCCACCCAGCTTTGAGCCCTTCTTCTTTGAGGAATCTAACCCACTAAGCAAACCCTCCTCACCCCCTTCATTTAAG GAGGAGGTTTGCCCAACCTTTGATCGGCACACTTTGTTCACACCTTCCTCCCCAAAGCTGAACCCTCACCCCCCTAAAAATTTAAAA GAAAATCTCTCTAACAACCAGCAAATAGATGACCTGTTTGAAATCCTAATCAAGAgtggag AAATTTCATCAGGATTCAAAGCTAATCAGGACCCCTCCCTGTCAGACCTCCATTCCAGCCCTCCCACCTCCTCCCCAAATTCTTCTCCGCTGCACCTCTCACCATCAACACATCATGTTGACCCTTCCCCTTCCCATCAGCTCCCAGACACACAGGACAGTCCCTGCTCGGAAACTGGCCGCCTTGAGGACTTCCTGGAAAGCACCACTGGGACACCTCTTCTCGGCGCGGAGCCAGATGGTCCATTGACTTTGATTGATGACCTCCACAACCAAATGCTGAGCACTTCCAGTATTCTGGACCATCCCCCATCGCCAATGGACACCAGTGACCTGAGCTTCTCGCCCCACCCAACCAGCCTAGACTTTGAAGACCCCACCCTGGATGGCATGGATTGGTTGGACATACCTGTGGGAGGAGGGAGCAATAATTGTAATGGTGGGGGAATGGTTCTAGCCCCTCTGAGTTCACACACCCCACCCAGTGTATTCTCTGCAGACTTTTTGGACAGTTCAGATCTTCAGCTCCATTGGGACTCCTGTTTGTAG
- the mrtfab gene encoding myocardin related transcription factor Ab isoform X5: MVPAVGNSSVPSPQSEAVTSEMQELSLQSLPSLLPLNERKNVLQLKLQQRRTREELVSQGIMPPLKSPAAFHEQRRSLERARTEDYLKRKIRSRPERSELVRMHILEETSAEPSLQAKQMKLKRARLADDLNDKISHRPGPIELIHKNILPVHTLIGTESPKGESSSLDEDSSDALSPDPQGSQDSPLGLAPQHSPSDLLNMNGHPSPTQFLSQAPPPLLRASDRSPPQTLANETTMVNSSRPPTGQTKQQSKSGTDRTSQRLKKPKDNKPKVKKLKYHQYIPPDQKNDREPPPQLDSSYAKILHQQQLFLQLQIINQQQQHYNYHTILPAPPKFPTEKQQPSANSGPLSSETKSTCSTASSNKNGLTRQSQPTVGGAKPNTLPANLEEFKVAELKHELKLRGLTVSGTKNDLIERLKNYQEQNCGSSASAAGAVRTVSAQLQQVSAQTSGAFPHERKDATVKMSAFPMAASTRVHTTTPPQIMRFSSTSSSPPVSPTPSDRSLAGLSPDEASCNGDVFGEMVSSPLTQLTLHPSPDHPSSIKEEPLGQMQASCSFSRPGPLSAAQPQDPGLVRTAGSAVPPLNKDQMLQEKDKQIEELTRMLKQKQRLVETLRSQLEQGKHGAATDGMDKTATSEIPSLPNGLEVRVKEEIKEEMDTSEYLQKQVQPLKKMQTPCSQQTLLKLQKIHRLQQQQQQLQHQQMLVDLPNIQQQKTQLLQQHNQQQQMLVDPTKLQQEQGKIQVLQKQQQKTQLLQQQQKTQLLQQQQLQKNQLQQQQDQLQQQQKTQLLQQQQKTQLLQQQQLQKNQLQQQQDQLQQQQKTQLLQQQKLQQLIIQQSQQKQLKTNQKQQQKSQNQPQQQSQTPQISQVFVNQQSGTQITTSIPLDLLKAHTTPTLVTDSNGNRYLIAVTSNSVDSLSGKSTQNKSNGRITLQRLQSTPTKLPSQSSTEIAGSANQSQAVREPITKVQKSGLHLNTTTVQESNPPVSSPPSFEPFFFEESNPLSKPSSPPSFKENLSNNQQIDDLFEILIKSGGFKANQDPSLSDLHSSPPTSSPNSSPLHLSPSTHHVDPSPSHQLPDTQDSPCSETGRLEDFLESTTGTPLLGAEPDGPLTLIDDLHNQMLSTSSILDHPPSPMDTSDLSFSPHPTSLDFEDPTLDGMDWLDIPVGGGSNNCNGGGMVLAPLSSHTPPSVFSADFLDSSDLQLHWDSCL, encoded by the exons TTCTTCAGCTCAAACTACAACAGAGAAGGACACGAGAGGAGCTGGTCAGCCAAGGAATCATGCCCC CACTAAAGAGTCCGGCTGCCTTTCACGAGCAAAGGAGAAGTCTGGAGAGAGCACGC ACGGAGGATTACCTGAAAAGGAAGATCAGGAGTCGGCCAGAGAGGTCTGAACTGGTGAGGATGCATATTTTAGAAG AGACTTCAGCCGAGCCCTCACTGCAGGCCAAGCAGATGAAGCTGAAGAGAGCTCGATTGGCTGATGACCTCAACGATAAAATCTCCCACCGTCCTGGACCCATCGAGCTTATCCACAAGAACATTTTGCCTGTGCACACACTCATTG GTACAGAGTCTCCGAAGGGTGAGAGCTCCTCATTGGATGAGGACAGTAGTGATGCCCTGTCACCAGATCCACAGGGTAGTCAGGACTCTCCTTTGGGCCTTGCCCCGCAACACTCCCCCTCTGATTTGCTGAATATGAATGGACACCCCTCGCCCACTCAG TTCCTCAGTCAGGCCCCACCTCCTCTGCTCCGTGCATCTGACCGCTCTCCACCACAGACTCTAGCCAATGAAACCACTATGGTGAACTCTTCCCGTCCACCTACAGGACAGACAAAG CAGCAGTCCAAATCCGGCACAGATCGGACTTCTCAGCGACTCAAGAAACCCAAAGATAACAAGCCCAAAGTGAAGAAACTTAAATATCACCAGTATATCCCCCCTGACCAGAAGAACGACCGTGAACCTCCTCCCCAGCTGGACTCCTCGTACGCCAAGATCCTCCATCAACAGCAGCTTTTCCTTCAGCTTCAGATCATCAACCAGCAACAGCAGCACTACAACTACCACACTATCCTACCTGCTCCTCCCAA ATTTCCTACTGAAAAGCAGCAACCATCCGCCAATTCTGGTCCCTTGTCATCCGAGACAAAATCCACCTGCTCTACAGCTTCCTCCAATAAGAATGGGCTTACTCGTCAGAGCCAGCCTACAGTGGGAGGAGCTAAGCCAAACACTTTGCCTGCAAACCTGGAGGAATTCAAA GTTGCTGAGCTTAAACATGAGCTCAAACTGAGGGGTCTGACAGTATCAGGCACTAAGAACGATCTCATCGAACGACTAAAAAACTACCAGGAACAGAACTGCGGTTCCTCAGCATCAGCAGCTGGAGCTGTGAGAACTGTATCTGCTCAGTTACAGCAGGTGTCAGCTCAGACATCTGGTGCCTTCCCACATGAAAGGAAAGATGCGACTGTTAAAATGTCCGCCTTTCCCATGGCAGCTTCCACCAGGGTCCACACCACAACTCCACCTCAAATCATGCGCTTCAGCAGCACTAGCTCCTCTCCTCCTGTATCTCCTACCCCCTCTGATCGTTCTTTGGCTGGATTGAGTCCAGATGAGGCCAGCTGCAATGGGGATGTGTTTGGAGAAATG GTTAGCTCACCTCTCACCCAGCTTACCCTGCACCCCTCTCCAGATCATCCCTCCTCAATTAAAGAGGAGCCTCTTGGGCAGATGCAGGCCTCTTGTAGCTTTTCTCGCCCAGGTCCACTGTCAGCTGCGCAGCCTCAAGATCCAGGTTTGGTGAGAACAGCAGGATCAGCAGTGCCTCCTCTGAACAAAGACCAAATGCTTCAGGAGAAAGACAAGCAAATAGAGGAGCTGACACGTATGCTCAAGCAGAAGCAGAGGCTGGTGGAGACCCTGCGCTCTCAGCTGGAGCAGGGTAAGCATGGAGCAGCCACAGATGGCATGGACAAGACCGCAACCTCTGAAATACCATCCCTCCCCAACGGATTGGAGGTGAGGGTAAAGGAAGAGATCAAGGAGGAAATGGACACATCAGAGTACTTGCAGAAGCAGGTCCAGCCTCTGAAAAAGATGCAGACACCGTGTTCACAGCAGACACTGCTCAAGTTGCAGAAGATTCACCGTCTACAGCAGCAACAGCAACAACTGCAGCATCAGCAAATGCTGGTGGACCTACCAAACAtacaacaacagaagacacaGTTACTGCAACAGCATAATCAGCAACAGCAAATGCTAGTGGACCCAACAAAACTTCAACAAGAGCAAGGGAAGATACAGGTATTGCAAAAACAGCAGCAGAAAACACAGCTACTGCAACAGCAGCAGAAGACACAGTTACTACAACAACAGCAGCTGCAGAAGAATCAGTTACAGCAGCAGCAGGATCAGTTACAGCAGCAGCAAAAGACACAGTTGCTGCAACAGCAGCAGAAGACACAGTTACTACAACAACAGCAGCTGCAGAAGAATCAGTTACAGCAGCAGCAGGATCAGTTACAGCAGCAGCAGAAGACACAGTTGCTGCAACAACAAAAGCTGCAGCAGCTCATCATCCAGCAGAGTCAGCAAAAGCAACTAAAAACCAATCAGAAGCAGCAGCAGAAATCACAAAATCAGCCACAGCAGCAGTCACAGACACCGCAG ATTTCACAAGTGTTCGTCAACCAACAGTCTGGTACTCAAATTACCACATCTATTCCACTGGATCTCCTGAAGGCTCACACCACACCCACACTGGTCACTGATAGCAACGGTAACCGTTATCTGATTGCAGTAACCAGTAACAGTGTGGATAGCCTGTCAGGAAAGTCTACTCAGAACAAATCCAATGGACGCATTACTCTTCAG AGATTACAATCTACCCCTACCAAGCTCCCTAGCCAATCATCTACTGAAATAGCTGGTTCTGCCAACCAATCACAAGCTGTCAGAGAGCCCATCACCAAA GTGCAGAAATCAGGGCTCCACTTGAACACCACAACAGTTCAAGAGTCTAACCCACCAGTATCTTCCCCACCCAGCTTTGAGCCCTTCTTCTTTGAGGAATCTAACCCACTAAGCAAACCCTCCTCACCCCCTTCATTTAAG GAAAATCTCTCTAACAACCAGCAAATAGATGACCTGTTTGAAATCCTAATCAAGAgtggag GATTCAAAGCTAATCAGGACCCCTCCCTGTCAGACCTCCATTCCAGCCCTCCCACCTCCTCCCCAAATTCTTCTCCGCTGCACCTCTCACCATCAACACATCATGTTGACCCTTCCCCTTCCCATCAGCTCCCAGACACACAGGACAGTCCCTGCTCGGAAACTGGCCGCCTTGAGGACTTCCTGGAAAGCACCACTGGGACACCTCTTCTCGGCGCGGAGCCAGATGGTCCATTGACTTTGATTGATGACCTCCACAACCAAATGCTGAGCACTTCCAGTATTCTGGACCATCCCCCATCGCCAATGGACACCAGTGACCTGAGCTTCTCGCCCCACCCAACCAGCCTAGACTTTGAAGACCCCACCCTGGATGGCATGGATTGGTTGGACATACCTGTGGGAGGAGGGAGCAATAATTGTAATGGTGGGGGAATGGTTCTAGCCCCTCTGAGTTCACACACCCCACCCAGTGTATTCTCTGCAGACTTTTTGGACAGTTCAGATCTTCAGCTCCATTGGGACTCCTGTTTGTAG